From Rhodothermales bacterium, one genomic window encodes:
- a CDS encoding DUF4097 family beta strand repeat-containing protein has product MLRLVLCSLALLFLTGCGSDDNVTRGEEGRLQLGSEEARTVVERSVRLGARTLVIDAEVGSITVVGTDGEEAELRFEQVARGSSATTAQKKLDRMSIEEAGDGEIYQYVVRTDDAEGTQVNIEARVPRATPLQIGLENGSVRLSGTAGNIGVEAENGSIEAAGLAGQQVDLRTTLGNVEAGFAALSTEADVRLETENGAVLLALPAEANATVDARTQTGSISVQGLGFTDRNLDEDGVSQRFRGRLGQGGAKIRATTEVGTITLRDGHARELDGLVLDLFTPRDDTTVVPSGAPVAPTQ; this is encoded by the coding sequence ATGCTACGACTCGTTCTCTGCTCCCTCGCCCTCCTTTTCCTCACCGGGTGCGGCTCGGACGATAACGTGACGCGGGGGGAGGAGGGACGGCTCCAACTCGGCAGCGAGGAGGCCCGGACCGTCGTCGAACGCTCCGTCCGGCTCGGGGCGCGCACGCTCGTCATCGACGCCGAAGTGGGCTCGATCACCGTCGTCGGGACGGACGGCGAGGAGGCGGAGCTTCGCTTCGAGCAGGTCGCGCGCGGCTCGTCGGCCACGACGGCGCAGAAGAAGCTGGACCGGATGTCGATTGAGGAGGCGGGCGACGGCGAGATCTACCAATACGTCGTGCGGACGGACGACGCGGAGGGCACGCAAGTGAACATCGAGGCGCGCGTGCCGAGGGCGACGCCGCTCCAGATCGGGCTCGAGAACGGCAGTGTCCGGCTCTCCGGCACCGCCGGAAACATTGGAGTCGAAGCCGAGAACGGGTCGATCGAGGCCGCCGGGCTCGCCGGGCAGCAGGTCGACCTCCGGACGACGCTCGGGAACGTCGAGGCGGGCTTCGCCGCGCTCTCCACCGAGGCCGACGTGCGGCTCGAAACGGAGAACGGCGCCGTCCTCCTCGCGCTGCCGGCCGAGGCAAATGCTACCGTGGACGCGAGAACGCAGACGGGCTCGATCTCCGTGCAGGGCCTCGGGTTCACCGACCGGAACCTCGACGAGGACGGCGTGAGCCAGCGGTTCCGGGGTCGGCTCGGGCAGGGCGGCGCGAAGATCCGCGCTACCACCGAGGTCGGCACGATTACGCTGCGCGACGGGCACGCCCGCGAACTCGACGGCCTCGTCCTCGACCTCTTCACCCCGCGCGACGACACGACGGTCGTGCCGTCCGGCGCGCCCGTCGCCCCGACGCAGTAG
- a CDS encoding ABC transporter permease, with translation MPISYTVREGLAGFRRAKFAAFTATSALTVALVLIAVFGLLAWQGSQVTRWLKQRIGEVQVFVANAADAQATNALRLRLEATVGVDEVVFISREEAAAEFRREFGDEAGALPDADFLPASFRIQLDPDYANADSLDAIAATFAGLNRVDEVIYNQPLLAKVQRNLRVFTPIALGLGFVVVAAALFLVGNTVRLTIYARRMLIRTMKLVGATDSFIRRPFLVEGLAQGVVAGLIAGALVWPLYGLLLRAVPQAQGWPGGTPLVVLSLVFVVGAALGWLGSWLAVRRFIKHVQLS, from the coding sequence GTGCCTATTAGCTACACCGTCCGCGAAGGGCTCGCCGGCTTCCGGCGGGCGAAGTTCGCCGCGTTCACGGCCACGAGCGCCCTCACCGTCGCGCTCGTGCTCATCGCCGTCTTCGGACTGCTCGCGTGGCAGGGATCGCAGGTCACGCGCTGGCTCAAGCAGCGCATCGGCGAGGTGCAGGTCTTCGTCGCGAACGCGGCCGACGCACAGGCGACGAACGCGCTCCGTCTCCGGCTCGAAGCCACCGTCGGCGTGGACGAGGTCGTGTTCATCTCGCGCGAAGAGGCCGCCGCCGAGTTCCGCCGCGAGTTCGGCGACGAGGCCGGCGCCCTCCCCGACGCCGACTTCCTCCCGGCCTCGTTCCGCATCCAACTCGACCCCGACTACGCGAACGCCGACAGCCTCGACGCCATCGCCGCGACGTTCGCCGGGCTCAACCGCGTCGACGAGGTGATCTACAACCAGCCGCTGCTCGCCAAAGTCCAGCGCAACCTCCGCGTGTTCACGCCGATCGCGCTCGGGCTCGGCTTCGTCGTCGTCGCCGCCGCGCTCTTCCTCGTCGGCAACACGGTGCGGCTGACGATCTACGCCCGCCGCATGCTCATCCGCACGATGAAGCTCGTCGGGGCGACGGACTCGTTCATCCGGCGTCCGTTCCTCGTCGAAGGCTTGGCGCAGGGCGTCGTGGCGGGGCTCATCGCGGGCGCCCTCGTGTGGCCGCTCTACGGGCTGCTGCTCCGCGCGGTGCCGCAGGCGCAGGGGTGGCCGGGCGGCACGCCGCTCGTCGTCCTGTCGCTCGTCTTCGTCGTCGGGGCCGCGCTCGGGTGGCTCGGGTCGTGGCTCGCGGTGCGCCGGTTTATCAAACACGTCCAGCTTTCGTGA
- a CDS encoding FtsW/RodA/SpoVE family cell cycle protein, with the protein MNRAWYKHIDWTVLLAWAALVCIGLTAIYSSTHGPAAEFLLESVQRNFDRQLMFFGVSAAALVAILLIPARVIEKSTYLVYVAVLGLLVATLLFGREVNGAKAWLYIGSFGLQVGEVAKVGTLLAVAKFMASPEARSGRLRYALVAVAILLIPAAIIVLQNDTGTALVFVAAIPVVLFWGGVPLPLMALLVSPVVAGYLAVVQNPDFPTYALIFALLFTAAMLVATRDKWLTSSAFAFSAGAAIAAWIGLSKVLQPHQIDRIVAFTNPEAFRLTTGFHVIQSKAAVGSGGLFGKGFMQGTQTQLAFIPEQSTDFVFTIIGEEWGFIGAAVLLVIFGYLLIRLSSLGSWAAHPFPKVFAAGTAGIFLTHLLINMGMTIGLMPVIGIPLPLVSYGGSALLANTALIAIAVNLYARRDEFSIYRA; encoded by the coding sequence ATGAACCGCGCGTGGTATAAACACATCGACTGGACGGTCCTGCTGGCCTGGGCCGCGCTCGTCTGCATCGGCCTCACGGCGATCTACAGCTCCACCCACGGCCCAGCGGCGGAGTTTCTGCTGGAGTCGGTGCAGCGCAACTTCGACCGGCAGCTGATGTTTTTCGGCGTTTCGGCCGCCGCCCTCGTCGCGATCCTCCTCATCCCGGCACGCGTGATCGAGAAGAGCACGTACCTCGTCTACGTCGCCGTCCTCGGCCTGCTCGTGGCGACGCTCCTGTTCGGGCGTGAGGTGAACGGGGCGAAGGCGTGGCTCTACATCGGCTCCTTCGGACTCCAGGTTGGGGAGGTCGCCAAGGTGGGCACGTTGCTGGCCGTGGCGAAGTTTATGGCTTCGCCCGAGGCTCGCTCCGGCCGGCTCCGCTATGCGCTCGTCGCTGTCGCCATCCTCCTCATCCCGGCCGCCATCATCGTGCTACAGAACGACACGGGGACGGCGCTCGTCTTCGTCGCGGCGATCCCCGTCGTGCTGTTCTGGGGCGGCGTCCCGCTCCCGCTGATGGCGCTCCTCGTCTCGCCCGTCGTGGCGGGTTACCTCGCCGTCGTCCAGAACCCGGACTTCCCGACGTACGCCCTCATCTTCGCACTCCTCTTTACGGCCGCCATGCTCGTGGCGACGCGCGACAAGTGGCTGACGTCGTCGGCGTTCGCGTTCAGCGCAGGCGCGGCGATTGCCGCGTGGATCGGGCTATCGAAGGTGCTCCAGCCGCACCAGATCGACCGTATCGTGGCGTTCACGAACCCCGAGGCATTCCGGCTCACGACGGGCTTCCACGTGATCCAGTCGAAGGCGGCCGTGGGCTCGGGCGGGCTCTTCGGGAAGGGGTTCATGCAGGGGACGCAGACCCAGCTCGCGTTCATCCCCGAGCAGTCTACCGACTTCGTGTTCACGATCATCGGCGAGGAGTGGGGCTTCATCGGGGCCGCTGTCCTCCTGGTGATCTTCGGCTACCTCCTGATCCGGCTCTCCAGCCTCGGGAGCTGGGCGGCGCACCCGTTCCCGAAGGTGTTCGCCGCCGGGACCGCCGGCATCTTCCTGACCCACCTCCTCATCAACATGGGCATGACGATCGGGCTGATGCCGGTGATCGGGATCCCGCTCCCCCTCGTCTCCTACGGCGGCTCGGCGCTCTTGGCGAACACGGCGCTCATCGCGATCGCCGTGAACCTCTACGCCCGCCGCGACGAGTTCTCGATCTACAGAGCGTGA
- the mrdA gene encoding penicillin-binding protein 2: MKLENTQPQERSGLRLTIFVGAILFVIGLLTVRLVQMQLLDRAQYSDEAIANSVEQKVVGPARGLIYDRHGTLLVDNQPTYTVTLTPRYFEREKLGLLAGLLGVPDSLAEAKYREIVAYSPYKTSILFKEVPFDAFARLKEESWQLPGVGFEIGQKRRFHTEADASHALGYVREITEGQLDQMAQQGYKLGDVIGQAGVEKEYETVLRGRPGRDFVMVNVHGMEVAPYQQGTEDIDPQSGYELHLTLDANVQALAESLMVNMRGGAVALDVNTGGIIAMVSAPDYDPTKFAGKLDQEFVDYIYRNQAKPLFNRATQMYQPPGSTWKPFMAAIALEEGMITEETNLYCGGGYVLGGRLFKCHGGSHGNISVKRAIQVSCNTFFFRLMNDRINGKRMDLTTWSNWGHRFGFGTLAPLDFPDQSPGLIPDSSYFDRVFPAGWGPGYTINLGIGQGNMGATPLQLARHTAAIATNGKLATPHLVDYQVNTDTGEIVKPNHRVRQIPISEQNFEIVRRGMELVVEAGTARRAQIEGISVAGKTGTAENPQGKDHSVFIAYAPADNPQIAVGVIIENAGYGSTAAAPIASLMIEQYLTGEIKRPELITFTQAQRSAPIETDGN; the protein is encoded by the coding sequence ATGAAGCTAGAAAACACACAGCCCCAGGAGCGCAGCGGCCTCCGCCTCACGATCTTCGTCGGGGCCATCCTCTTCGTCATCGGCCTGCTCACGGTCCGCCTCGTGCAGATGCAGCTCCTCGACCGGGCGCAGTACAGCGACGAGGCGATCGCCAACTCCGTCGAGCAGAAGGTCGTCGGCCCGGCGCGCGGGCTGATCTACGACCGCCACGGCACGCTCCTCGTCGACAACCAGCCGACGTATACCGTCACGCTCACGCCGCGCTACTTCGAGCGCGAGAAGCTCGGCCTCCTCGCCGGACTCCTCGGCGTGCCCGACTCCCTCGCCGAGGCGAAGTACCGCGAGATCGTGGCGTACTCGCCCTACAAGACTTCGATCCTCTTCAAGGAGGTGCCGTTCGACGCGTTCGCCCGTCTGAAGGAGGAGAGCTGGCAGCTCCCCGGTGTCGGGTTCGAGATCGGTCAGAAGCGGCGGTTCCACACCGAGGCCGACGCCTCCCACGCCCTCGGCTACGTCCGCGAGATCACCGAGGGCCAGCTCGACCAGATGGCGCAGCAGGGCTACAAGCTCGGAGACGTGATCGGGCAGGCCGGCGTCGAGAAGGAGTACGAGACCGTCCTGCGCGGGCGGCCTGGCCGCGACTTCGTGATGGTGAACGTGCACGGGATGGAGGTCGCTCCGTACCAGCAGGGCACCGAGGACATCGACCCGCAGAGCGGCTACGAGCTCCACCTCACGCTCGACGCGAACGTGCAGGCCCTCGCCGAGAGCCTGATGGTGAACATGCGCGGCGGCGCCGTCGCCCTCGACGTCAACACCGGCGGCATCATCGCGATGGTGAGCGCCCCGGACTACGACCCGACGAAGTTCGCCGGCAAGCTCGACCAGGAGTTCGTCGACTACATCTACCGCAACCAGGCCAAGCCGCTCTTCAACCGCGCGACCCAGATGTACCAGCCGCCGGGCTCGACGTGGAAGCCGTTCATGGCGGCGATCGCACTCGAAGAGGGGATGATCACGGAGGAGACGAACCTGTACTGCGGCGGCGGCTACGTCCTCGGCGGGCGCCTCTTCAAATGCCACGGCGGCTCCCACGGCAACATCTCCGTCAAGCGCGCCATCCAGGTCTCGTGCAACACGTTCTTCTTCCGCCTGATGAACGACCGCATCAACGGCAAGCGGATGGACCTCACGACGTGGAGCAACTGGGGGCACCGCTTCGGCTTCGGCACGCTCGCCCCGCTCGACTTCCCGGACCAGAGCCCCGGCCTCATCCCGGACTCGTCGTACTTCGACCGCGTCTTCCCCGCTGGCTGGGGACCGGGCTACACCATCAACCTCGGCATCGGCCAGGGCAACATGGGTGCGACGCCGCTCCAACTCGCCCGTCACACCGCCGCCATTGCCACGAACGGCAAGCTCGCCACGCCCCACCTCGTCGACTACCAGGTGAACACCGACACGGGCGAGATCGTCAAGCCGAACCACCGCGTCCGCCAGATCCCGATATCGGAGCAGAACTTCGAGATCGTGAGGCGTGGGATGGAACTCGTGGTCGAGGCCGGGACGGCGCGGCGTGCGCAGATCGAGGGCATTTCGGTTGCCGGTAAGACGGGCACGGCTGAGAACCCGCAGGGCAAGGACCACTCGGTGTTCATCGCCTACGCCCCGGCCGACAACCCGCAGATCGCCGTCGGCGTGATCATCGAGAACGCCGGGTACGGCTCGACGGCCGCGGCTCCAATCGCGAGCCTGATGATCGAGCAGTACCTCACGGGCGAGATCAAGCGGCCCGAGCTGATCACGTTCACCCAGGCTCAGCGCTCCGCTCCGATCGAGACCGATGGAAATTGA
- a CDS encoding prephenate dehydratase domain-containing protein: MTIVYQGEPGAYSEAAALADFPDARLSGLPTFRRVFDAVASGEAARGVVPVENSIGGSIVAVLDGLLEVGGLRIVGERWDRIAHALLAVEGTALEDVREVRSHPQALRQCAASLRNRLPQAELVEAFDTAGAARQIAQDKLAGVAAIASARAAELYGLHVLAEHVESERSNVTRFLVIARDNVEPERGGAMKTMLALTPGLAVPNALFRSLTAFVGRRLRVWKVEPRPRPDTPGAYRYLVDVEGDAEAEPLKSALADLPALNDAVRVLGSYPAGEIPG, translated from the coding sequence ATGACGATTGTGTACCAGGGCGAGCCCGGCGCGTACAGCGAAGCCGCCGCGCTCGCCGACTTCCCCGACGCGCGCCTCTCCGGCTTGCCGACGTTCCGGCGCGTGTTCGACGCGGTGGCATCGGGCGAGGCCGCGCGCGGCGTGGTGCCGGTCGAGAACAGCATCGGCGGGAGCATCGTGGCGGTGCTGGACGGGCTGCTGGAGGTCGGTGGCCTTCGGATTGTGGGGGAGCGCTGGGACCGGATCGCGCACGCCCTCCTCGCAGTGGAGGGGACGGCGCTGGAGGACGTCCGTGAGGTGCGTTCGCACCCGCAGGCGCTGCGGCAGTGCGCGGCCTCGCTCCGCAACCGGTTGCCGCAGGCCGAACTCGTGGAGGCGTTCGACACGGCGGGCGCGGCGCGACAGATCGCCCAAGACAAGCTCGCGGGCGTCGCCGCGATTGCGAGCGCGCGGGCGGCCGAGCTGTACGGGCTGCACGTGCTCGCCGAGCACGTCGAGAGCGAGCGGTCGAACGTGACGCGCTTCCTCGTCATCGCACGGGACAACGTGGAGCCCGAGCGCGGCGGGGCGATGAAGACGATGCTCGCGCTCACGCCGGGCCTCGCCGTGCCGAACGCGCTCTTCCGCAGTCTCACCGCATTCGTCGGGCGGCGGCTCCGGGTGTGGAAGGTGGAACCGCGCCCGCGCCCCGACACGCCGGGCGCGTACCGCTACCTCGTCGATGTCGAGGGCGACGCCGAGGCTGAGCCGCTGAAGTCCGCGCTCGCCGACCTCCCCGCGCTCAACGACGCCGTGCGGGTGCTCGGCTCGTACCCGGCGGGGGAGATCCCCGGCTGA
- the argS gene encoding arginine--tRNA ligase — protein MKAYLARQLRLALAQITDGSDDGFDPATFDVEFQTPARPEHGDLATNAALQLARPLKQNPRKVAEALVDVLDVDPDRIAGVEIAGPGFINFRFADAYLARGVADVLAQGADYGRTDEGAGRTAIVEYVSANPTGPLTVGHGRNAVLGDTVANLLDWTGYAVTREYYFNDAGRQMRILGESVRARYEHLVRPDMPTKTLGTGDDAVTVPETFPDDGYLGGYITDIARGLYDERGDALTDAVRSDDTGPFQQAAQEAIFADIEASMQRLGIEMDTYFNERSLYDSDAVWRVVDGLREQDLAYDKDGAVWFRTGRLGKTVTTKESGEEEEKDEVLVKSSGEPTYRLPDIAYHLDKLNRGFDRIVDVFGADHIATYPDVVRGVEALGGDASKIDVLIYQFVTLVRGGEPVKMSTRKANFVTLDDLVDEVGPDVVRFFFLMLSPGTHLNFDLDLAKEAGEKNPVFYLQYAHARICSIERKAEEVGVEVTDSPEWELLSHESETALMKELLRLPEQIASAAEAMEPHRLATYLRDVATAFNQFYRDCHIVGEEPALAAARLALARATRTVLGNGLAALGISAPEQM, from the coding sequence ATGAAAGCCTATCTCGCCCGGCAGCTCCGCCTCGCCCTCGCCCAGATCACGGACGGTTCCGACGACGGCTTCGACCCGGCCACGTTCGACGTCGAGTTCCAGACGCCGGCGCGGCCCGAGCACGGCGACCTCGCCACGAACGCGGCGCTCCAGCTCGCGCGCCCGCTGAAGCAGAACCCCCGGAAGGTCGCCGAGGCGCTCGTGGACGTGCTCGACGTGGACCCCGACCGGATCGCGGGCGTGGAGATCGCGGGGCCCGGCTTTATCAATTTCCGCTTCGCCGACGCCTACCTCGCGCGCGGCGTCGCCGACGTGCTGGCGCAGGGCGCGGACTACGGGCGGACCGACGAGGGCGCCGGCCGGACGGCGATCGTCGAGTACGTCTCGGCGAACCCGACGGGGCCGCTGACGGTGGGGCACGGCCGCAACGCCGTGCTCGGCGACACCGTCGCGAACCTGCTCGATTGGACGGGCTACGCCGTCACGCGCGAGTACTACTTCAACGACGCCGGCCGGCAGATGCGGATTCTCGGCGAGAGCGTCCGCGCCCGCTACGAGCACCTCGTCCGCCCCGACATGCCGACGAAGACGCTCGGCACCGGCGACGACGCGGTGACCGTGCCCGAGACGTTCCCCGACGACGGCTACCTCGGCGGTTACATCACCGACATCGCGCGCGGCCTCTACGACGAGCGCGGCGATGCCCTCACGGACGCCGTCCGCTCCGACGACACCGGCCCGTTCCAGCAGGCCGCGCAGGAGGCCATCTTCGCCGACATCGAAGCGTCGATGCAGCGGCTCGGCATCGAGATGGACACGTACTTCAACGAGCGTTCGCTCTACGACTCCGACGCCGTGTGGCGCGTCGTGGACGGACTGCGCGAGCAGGACCTCGCCTACGACAAAGACGGTGCCGTGTGGTTCAGGACCGGCCGGCTCGGCAAGACCGTCACGACGAAGGAGAGCGGGGAGGAAGAGGAGAAGGACGAGGTGCTCGTCAAGTCCTCCGGCGAGCCGACGTACCGCCTGCCCGACATCGCCTACCACCTCGACAAGCTGAATCGCGGCTTCGACCGGATCGTCGACGTCTTCGGCGCCGACCACATCGCGACGTACCCCGACGTGGTGCGCGGCGTCGAAGCGCTCGGCGGCGACGCGTCGAAGATCGACGTGCTGATCTACCAGTTCGTGACGCTCGTGCGCGGCGGCGAGCCGGTGAAGATGAGCACGCGCAAGGCCAACTTCGTCACGCTCGACGACCTCGTGGACGAGGTCGGCCCGGACGTGGTGCGGTTCTTCTTCCTCATGCTCAGCCCCGGCACGCACCTCAACTTCGATCTCGACCTCGCGAAGGAGGCGGGCGAGAAGAACCCGGTCTTTTACCTCCAGTACGCTCACGCCCGTATCTGCTCGATTGAGCGGAAGGCGGAGGAGGTCGGCGTCGAGGTGACGGACAGCCCGGAGTGGGAGCTGCTGAGTCACGAGAGCGAGACGGCGCTGATGAAAGAGCTGCTCCGCCTGCCCGAGCAGATCGCGTCGGCGGCGGAGGCGATGGAGCCGCACCGGCTGGCGACCTACCTCCGCGACGTGGCGACGGCGTTCAACCAGTTCTACCGCGACTGCCACATCGTCGGCGAGGAGCCGGCGCTCGCGGCGGCGCGGCTCGCCCTCGCCCGCGCCACGCGGACCGTCCTCGGCAACGGCCTCGCGGCGCTCGGGATCTCCGCGCCGGAACAGATGTAG